AAGTCCCTTTTGCTCAGCGCGCCGCCATGATGATGCGCGCAGCGGAGATCCTGGAACACGAAAAAGATACTTTTGGCCGGATGATGACCCAGGAGATGGGCAAGACGCTGATATCGGCTGTGCAGGAAGCGGAGAAAAGCGCTTTTGGCTGCCGCTTCTATGCTGACAATGCAGAGCGGTTCCTGGCCGACGAAGAGGCCAAGACTAATGCCACGCGCAGCTTTGTGCGCTACCAGCCGATCGGTCCAGTCCTGGCCGTAATGCCGTGGAATTTTCCCTTCTGGCAGGTGTTTCGCTTTGCCGCACCCGCGCTCATGGCCGGTAACGTTGGATTGCTGAAGCACGCTTCCAATGTGCCGCAGTGCGCGCTTGCCATTGAAGATATTTTCCGCCGTGCCGGATTCCCTGAAGGCGCTTTTCAGACATTGCTGATCGGCCCAGACCGCGTGAACAACATTATCGCCGACCGTCGCATTGCCGCCGCCACACTCACCGGCAGCGTGGGCGCGGGAAGCAGCGTAGCCACGGCAGCCGGAAAGGCCATCAAGAAGTGCGTTCTGGAGCTTGGCGGCAGTGATCCGTTTATCGTGATGCCCAGTGCGGATTTGGACAAAGCGGTGGAAACCGCAGTGCAGGCCAGGGTGATCAACAATGGACAATCATGCATCGCGGCGAAGCGGTTCATTGTTCATCAGCAGATTGCGGAGCAATTTGAAAAGAAATTTGTGGCGCGCATGGCGTCACTCAAAGTTGGGGATCCCATGGAGGCCTCTACTGATGTTGGGCCGCTGGCGACCGAAGACGTCCTGAAGGGCTTGGAACAGCAGGTGCAAAAAACAATCGAGATGGGCGCCCGCGTTCTGCTGGGAGGAAAGCGGATCGATCGCAAAGGTAATTTCTTTGCGCCAACTGTCCTGACGGATATTCCACAAGGCTCGCCGGCTTTCGACGACGAGCTCTTTGGCCCGGTGGCATCGCTCTATCGCGCGACTGACATGGGCGAGGCGATTGAGATTGCCAACAATTCCATCTTTGGATTGGGCGCGTGCGCGTGGACCAACGACGCGAAGGAGCGCGACATGTTCATCAATGAGATTGAGTCAGGGCTGGCCTTTATCAATGGAATGGTGGCCTCTGATCCGCGTATTCCTTTTGGCGGCGTGAAGCATTCAGGTTATGGACGCGAACTGAGCCATCACGGCATCATGGAATTTGTGAATGTAAAGTCGGTTTGCATTCAGAAAGCGGATTTGGGAAAAAGCCGCACGGAATAGAGCGGAATTGTTTGCGCTCAGTGAATAATTTTGACCAAGTGGCGGTCATTTGCGATTTGCTTGACGACAGGTTCCAACCGGTCAAAGGCTTCCTGCAGAATACGCCGTGAAGTAGCAAAGCAGATACGGAGATGTCCGCTGGCGCCGGGGCCAAACCATCGCGGCGCGCCCGGAACCAGCGCAACGCGGGCTCGTTCACGCAGTTGCTGGCACAGTGTTTCTGAATTGTCACTCATGCTGCTTACGTTTGGAAACACCACATAGGTCCCTTGAGGCGGCTGCGCTGTTACACCCGGCCATTTTGCCAAACGGCCGATAACGTAATCACGCTGTGCCTGCAGATGCTGGACAAATTGTGCGAGCCACTCACGACCGTCGTTGAGCGCGGCGACGACGGCAATCTGCGACAACACCGAGACACCATAGACGGTGCTTTCAGCGTCTGAGGCGGCGACGATTTCTTTGCGCCATTGCGAGTCCGTGCAGATCAGGCAGCCGACACGCAGCCCGGCCAAAGCAAAGTTCTTGGAGAAGCCATAAACCGTTACGGTGTTGCGGGCAATCTCCGGCGAGATCGACGCCAGGCTGACATGGTGGTGCGGAGCGTAAACAATGTCAGACCAGATTTCGTCTGAAACAATCCGCAAGCCGCGAGAGATGGCCCATTCAGCAACGCGCTGCTGCCACTCGCGCGAATACACCACGCCCAGCGGATTGTGAGGATTGCAAAGCCAGAGCATGCGCGTGCGCGCCGTAAGGCGGGACTCCATGCCGCGAATGAAGTCTTCCGCGCTGGTGCCCAGCTCTACCCTTACGCGAACAGGCACAGCTCCGGCGCGCTGCACGGTGTGGTGCAGAAGAAAATCCACGGGATCGGGAATAAGAACTTCGTCCCCGGCTGCCAAGCTTGCCCGGGCCAGCACGGCCATGCCAGATGCAGCGCTGTCTGTGGCGAATATCTCTTCTGCTTTGCAAGCCATCTGCCGAGTTTCGTTCATCCAGCGCGCAATCGATTCACGGAACTGCGGCAGCCCCTCGGGAGGTCCGTAGCTAAGCACGCCATCACGGACGTAACGCACAAGCTGTTCCTGAATCGCAGGACAGACCGGAAAGTCAGGATCGGCAGCGGTGAGCGGGATCACGTCAACAGGCTGCTGTGCCCAACGCATGTTGAACGCGCGTTCGCGCAGAAGATCAAGCCGGACGATGTTGTCTGAAAACGAGCCGGGCTGCGCATGGTCGGGTTCCGCTATGGGCAGCAGAATGGTGCTGCCGATTTCCGGAGTAAGGAAGTGACGCGTCAACTCACGGCCTTTGGCCACATAGGGCGCGCACTGCTCGCGCCGCTCCGTTGAATAGCGGGACAGCGCGTGCTCCAGATCAGATGGCGCTTTCACGTTCTGTGGACGAAGATTTTCCGCCAGAGCCACAGCGTCTGCCACCGCGGAAGAAACGCCCTGACTGGTAAAGGGTGAAAGAGGATGAGCAGCGTCGCCCACGAGCACCAGATTTCCGCGATAAAAAGCGGGGACCAGATCTGTATCCAGCGGACGCCAAAGATGGGTGCGGAAAAAATCCGCGATGCTGAGAAGGTGGGGAATCGGGTCCGCCCACTCTCCGACGAGGGAGCTGACAAATTTCTTGCGCGTTTCGGCGAAACTCGCAGCATCTTCCGCAGGCTGGGGAAAGCGCTGGGAATCAAATTGCAGGTACCAGATCAGGTGCTCAGAGTCGACTGCCAACGTGCCTAGCGCAATGCCGCCGCTGACGGCATGGAATTTATTAAAGTTGTTGCTGGCCCAGCGCACGGTGCTCTTACACTTCACCATGCCAACGATCTCAAGCACCTGCGCCTGCGTGGCAGGCCAAGCGGGGAACAGGGCATGACGCGCGCGAGAGCGGATTCCTTCCGCGCTGACATAGAGATCGGCTTTAACGTGTGTGCCGGTATTTAGGCGCGCCTGCGTCACGTTGCCCGCATCGTCAAAGTCGAGCGCTGCAAGCTCGGCGTCAAACAGGGGAGTGCTTCCGGACGGTAAAGCGCGCATCAGGGCGTCAATCAATTGGCGGCGGCGGATGCTGCGCGTGCCTGACGGCAAGGGCTGTTCATAGAGTATCTGCCCGCTGGAGCTGCGGCAAAAATAACGCTGCAGCGGAGCGCCGCTGTTTTCGCCGGTCAGGTCCACGCCAAAACTCTGGAGACAATCAATGCCTTCCGGCATGAGGATGAAGCCCATGCCAGTTTCCTGGCCCTGGCGCATGCGCTCGTAAATCTGGCAGTGGTGGCCTTGAGCGCGCAAAGTAATTGCGCTCATCAAGCCGGCGATTCCAGCGCCAAAAATTGCGATCTCCATGCTGCTCCTTGCGAGTAGTGGCTTTCCTGGTCGTTCGATTTAGCGAGCTGATTGTGAATCTGCGAACTCTTCTTGCGTGAACGAGCTGCTTCAGCCTTGAAGAGTCCAACCGCAATCATCGATCAGATTAGCGGCGTTTTATAGTTGTGAAGCAAAGTGAACGAACGTTGCAAAATTTCCATCGCAATACGAGCGTTCACGGCCATTGACAATCAGGAAGTTGCAGCCTGCTTCTGTTTGCTGAAGATGGCCTGCATATTTTCCGGCGAAAAAAATTCCGGCACCGGCACGGTATGCGCCAGCATTCCAAAGAACCGGCTGCGCTGCTCAGGATTTTCCCGCAGGGCCTCCAGAAGCTGTTGCACCTCCGGCGGAGGCGGCTCCAGGGCCGCCAGCTGCGTTGTCAAATCAAAGTAGGGCAGCTCAGTGTTGTTACGTGTCTGCTCATAGGCAGCCAGCGCATCTTCCAGAGGCTGGCGGCCGCTGAAGCCTGCATGAATGGCCTCGGCCAGCCACTCAGCGCTGCCGAACGCATCTGTGATTCCGGAAGCCGTGCAGGGATCTTTCTGATAGCCCGCATCGCCCACCAGCGCCCATCCAGGGCCATAAGGCTTACGGACGTGGCTGGGAATTGCGCCGCCCACGTAGCGCGATTCGCGCTTGCCGGCCTGTATCCGTTCCCACAACTCCGGCGCGTGCTGGGCGATGACGGCGCTGTGGTGCTTTTCAATGTTGGTGCGGACCGTAGGGAGATCACGGGCGGCAAACGCCACGCCGATGAGGGAAAGATTGTCATTGGTGTTGTAAGCAAAAATCACATTGCCGGGACGCAGCCACAGATGCCAGCCGACCATCGGAACACCGCTGTAATAGGCGTACCAGGAACCTTCCAGCGCGGGACCGGTCTTGTACTCAGGGGCTTCGACGGCCTTGGCCACCATGCTGAACATGCCATCGGCGCCAATGGTGATGCGCGCTTTCTCTGTAACCATGGGGCCATTTTTTTCATGGCCGCGAATGCCAACGACACGGCCATCTTCAAAAAGCACTTCCTGGGCGGAAAAGCCTTCGCGCAGCTCCGCCCCGGATTTCACGGCGGCATCGACCAGGATGGGATCAAGCCTGATGCGGCGCGGCGCAAACGCCTCAGTAACTCCGCCTTCCGCGGGAACGGGTGAGCCTGTAAGCGAGAATGCGCCATAATCAAAATGGTTGGTCAAAATCGGCGGGCAATTGGAGGCTTTCAGCGTATCCAGCAGGCCCCAGCGCTTCAGCCGGGCAGATCCGGTCTGGTGCACGTAATGGTTGGAGAACGGCATATCGCTGGGAAAGGTCCCCCGATCGAGCAGCAGGACTTTGTAACCCTTGCGTGCCAATAACAGAGCGGTAGGAGCGCCGGCGCAGCGCGCGCCAACGATAATCGCGTCATACATGGAATTTTTTTCCCCGGCCAGTGTCCGTTGCGATCCGAACCCGGCTATCAGTTCAGCCTTGTGCTTATTATCGTTCCCAAAATGGGATAAGCGTTACAAAATTCTTAGAAAAAAGATTAGAATTCATGAGATTTTTACCCAAGAAAACCGCAACCCGCCTGTTTTCTTTGTGCTGCGGGTGCAAAAGAGGTGGCTCATGAAGACAAACCTGGAAACGATCCAAGGTATATATAAAGGCGACGCCGAACAAATTGCGAGGAACCTCCAATCCGCGCTGGCCCCGCGCTTTGAATGGACTGAGGCTGCCGGCTTTCCCTATGCCGGGACGTACCACAGCATGGAAGAGGTAGGGAAAAACGTATTTGCCCGCCTGGCTACGGAGTGGGAAGGCTACCGCGCGGAGGTGGACCAGTTTTATGACGCCGGAGACACCATCATTGTGACCGGCAGATATCTTGGGACGTACAAGAAGTCCGGGGGCGTGATGGATGCGGTTTTTGCCCACATATGGAATTTCAAGGACGGAAAAATCGTGAAGTACACCCAGAACGTGGATACTAAAAAGGTGTGGGACGCGATTGAGGGCAAATGAGCTGGGCTTTCAGAACGAGATTCAAGAAAGAGATCGTGGCGGAATTTCTGCCGCCCAAGCGAGCAGGTAAGAAACAGAAAGTCATCATCCTGTGCGACGGGATGCCGGGAATTCCGAGGAAACAGACGTTAATGGAATTCCTGACGGCAAAAGGCTATTGGGTCTTCTATCCGCGATACCGGGGATCGTGGGAGAGCGGCGGTAAGTTTCTGCAAAAATCTCCTGAGCGGGACATTCTTGACGTGATTGACGAACTGCCCAAGGGCGTTTGCGAACTGACTTTCGGCAAGCGGTTTGACTTGAAGCCGGATGAAATCTTTGTGATTGGCGGAAGTTTTGGCGGCGCAGCGGCCATTCTTGCCTCGCTCGATGATCGAGTGAAAATGGTGATTGCCAATTGTCCTGTGGTGGACTGGGCGATTCTTGCGAAAGAAGAAAGGCTGGAGACTTCCAATCGCAACTATGCCGCGTATATCCGCGAGGCGTTTGGCAATGGTTATCGTCTTTCAGACAGCAACTGGCGCAAGCTGCACGGCGGCAGATTTTACAATCCTGCGCACCATGTGAAGGAGATCGACCCGGAAAAGATCATGATGTTCCACGCCAAAGACGATCCCTACGTTCCTTATAAATCAGTCAAGAAGTTCGCTGACCGGACCGGAGTGAAACTTAATTCGTTTGCGCGTGGAGGACACCTGAGCACGGAGATGATCGTGCAGAAATATTGGAAGCGGATAAAGAAGTTTTTTGCCGGGTAAGCTCTTTGCCGCAGATTTCGCAGACAAACGCAGATCAGAAAACTTAGCCGCGAATCCACGCGAAAAACGCGAATCTGATTTAGGTTGTGCGGATGCGGCTAAATTAGCAGCAAATATTTTCTCAGCGTTGCGAGATTGGCGGCTCAACATCAGCAGTTCTTTGGCGCGACGAGTGAGTTCAACGCGGCAGGTGCCATTCGAGACGCAGAAGAGTGCAGGGGGCATTGAATCCGCAGCAACGGCGCACCCCTCTCGATATGGTGCGCCGGTTGCTGGGACAAACGCGGACTTTCAACCTCAGTAACTTCAAAATCCTTACTGCACGTTTTTGGCTTCAACCTGTTTATAGCCCTCGGGTACTTTGAACAAGTTTGCGTCAACGGCGCTGGTGGAAACCGAAGTGACTTCACTGGTGGTATCCATCAGTGAACCTGGTGCGCCACTGGGCTTTGCGTTGGATTGGTCATCCTGGGCTGCATCATCTTTCTTCTTTTTCTTGCCGAAGAGGCCGCCGATGCCGCCGGTGATCGGGTTGCCGCTGGATTTCTGATCGTCGTGGGAAGCCTGCTGGGGCGCGCCGGGCTGGCCGGCCATCCCGACGCTGACCAGTGAAAACAAGGGCATGCCGCTCAAGGCTGTGGCGCTCTTGCGGTATTCGACCATCGCGGGAGCGATCTGTGCGTTGCCGCCCATCATGGTCCCGGGAAGCCAGTCCAATTCCTTGGCCATGCGTTGATAGAAGCGCTTTACTTCGTCATAGCCCTTGACCGGCGCGATGTAGGAATCAGAATCAACCCACATGTTCGCGGTCTGGCCCTTGGCTTTGGGATCGTCGGAGGTCATCTCCATGTCCACGCGCATCTTGGTTTCTTTGGCGTTGTAGTCGAGTATTTTTTTGGAGCCGGTACCCGGAGTGATAGTGACTTTGGGAACAATTTTTACCTGGCTAGGCTGCTCCTTGTTGCGCTTGGCTTGCTCGGCGGCGGCCTTCTTGCGGGCTTCTTCCATGCGGGCCTTCATCTCGTCAAAGGTGATGGTGGAATAGGTTTTCTTTTTGGTGTCAATCTGGGTGATGCTGCGGCCATCGAGGTCGATGATTTCAATCTGGCCGAGGCTGTCTTCACGCCTCATTTTGTTGCCCTTGAAGCTGATGGTAACGTTGGTGCCTTGGGTGGCCTGTCGCGCGTCTTTGCTGAAGACGCCGACGAACTTCATGGCGCCGGCGGCCGCGCCTCCGGTGATTTTGGTGGTTTCTGTGTATTGAAAATCGGCAAAGCAAGGTGTGGAAAGAGAGAACAACAGCGAACTGGCAAGTGCGAACGCGATACCCCGTTTCATTTCGCCTCCTGGCGGACGGAGAAATTATAGCCGGAGGCGAAAGCAAAACCACACTGGTACGATGAATCCCGGCTTTGGGCTACTGGAAGTCAGGATCTTCTGAGATGTGCAGGACCTCCTCTATTAATGCGAACCCGGCGGAGGAACTACAGCCGGGACACGGCGGAAAGGGGGTTTGTTTGCGCAGCCAGATATCTCCAGAGTTGGGACAGCGTGTATGGTCTGGCCGCCATATGCCGGAAACTGGAACCATTTCTCCACTGAGAAACGGAACCCGACCGGACTTTTTGCTTGATTCTTGTGGCGGCAAAATTATTTTCTCCATTGGAATGAATCCCCGTTCAATTTTCCCTATGGAATAAGGCAAGTGGATTGCCAGAACGGTGATTGAAAGCAAACAGGTAATCGAGCTCTGGAGAGCAGAGACTCGTAATTTTTCCCCGGCAATTGTGAGCTTTCGACATAAGAGAAATGAGTTGCCTGTGATTGCGGGATATCGCTGTCAAATTTGCCAGTTGAATTGGCAACCATATCTTGGGATCTTGGGAATGAATGCAGGAGCTTGCGATTGCGGGCGACATTGCATTGCTAAATAACGTCTAAGAAATTAGCAGCCGCCACTGACTCATGATTTCGAAGTGTGCCAATCCGGAGTGCGCCAAAACGCTGATGCGACTCGACGGAGGCAGATTTTTTGGTTTTTATACAGACCGGAACTCAAATCACAAGACAATTGAGAACTTCTGGCTGTGCTCTACTTGCGCCAAGAGTTATACCTTGCAGCAAATAGAAGGCAATGTGGAATTGCGGCTAAGAGAGCGCAAAACTGCCTGAGCTGTTCTTCTGAATTGGTCGCGAGGTAATCCCGAGTAAAACCGTTGAAGCCACCTGTATAGATTGCCCCCTAAAGCAATCGGCCCCCGGGCCGTTTCTAAAGTCGAAAACAGCGCAGGGGCTGATATGTGTGCAAAAAACTTTGTTACTTCTGCGTCTGCTGAGCCAGCTTTACTTTTGTGCTTTCCAGCTTCTTGGTAACGCGGACAACGTCCTGCTGGTCAACATCTGCGGGCACGGATTTGTTCCATTCGTCCAGCGCGCGTTCCCAGTGGGCAGCCGCCAGCTTGAATCGGTTGGTGCGCGCATAGAGTTCGCCCAGATGGTCTTGCACGGTGGGATCATTCGGAGTTTTATCGGCGGCGCGGCGCAGGTTTTCTTCTGCCTGGTCATAGTTACCAAGCCGGAAATAGGCCCAGCCGAGTGAATCAAGGTAAGCGCTGTTTTGTGGATCGAGATCCAGGGCCTTCTTGATCAGGGTGATCGCTTCTTCAAGATGGCTGTTGCGATCAGCCAGCATGTAGCCAAGATAGTTCAGCGCCATGCTATTGCTGGGATTCTGTTGCAGGACCTGGCGGAAAGCCTGCTCCGCCTGGTCATACTTTTTCTGGCGCTCGTAAATAGAGCCTTGCAGGAAGCGGATATACTCCTTCTCTTCCGGGCGCGTTGCCAGCTTCTCTGCCTGGGCAATCGCGTCTTCAGAATCCTTCCAGCGCTTCAGGCGCATGTAGATCTGAGAGAGCATGATGTAGGAGTCGCGATCTTCCGGCCCGCCCTTGAGCACGGACTTGGCCAGTTGCACGCTCTCATCGGCTTTGCCGTTATCGGCCATCTGCTGCGCCAGCGTCAACTTCAGACCTTTATCATTCGGCAGCTTTTTCACTGCTTCCTGCGCGGTCTTTGTTGCCTCACTCCACTGCTTCTGGTCACGATAAGAATCGATTACGTCCTGATAGCCGCGCGCCGCTTCGTCCCCGCCCAGATCGATGATCTTGCGGAAAGTATCCAGCGACAGCAAAGGCCGGCCGGCTTCGCGATAGACGTTGCCGAGCCGTTCCAGAAACAGCGCGCGATTGCTCTTGTCACCGGCGCGCGCATTTGCCGGCAGCGGATGCGCCACCAGCTTCTGAAGAACAGAGGCTGCATCTTCATACTTGCCCTGCGCTTCCAGGATCAACGCTTCGTTATAAGGAATTTCCAGCGAATCCTGCACCAGCGCGGCTGCCTTCTTCAGGTTCTCCATGGCCAGATCAAACTTGCCCTGGCGGCGGTAGATTTCAGCGACCCGCAATGCGGCGGTGGCGTCCTGCGGATCAGCATCCTGAATCGTGCGATATTCGTCCAGCGCGGCATCAATCTGATTGTCATTAGCAAGGTTCTGGGCCAGACCGCGCATGGCATCCAGATTTTCCTTGTCCATGGCCAGGGCCTGACGGAATGAGGCGATGGCATTCTTGTAATCTTTTTGCTGCTCGTAGGTCGTTCCCAGAGCGGAGTAAATTTTGGCGGAGCGCTGGCCTTCCGGCACGGTCTTCAACAAATCGGCGGCTTTATTGTTTGCGCCTTCATCGTTATAGAGGAAAGCCAGATTGGTAATAGCTTCTTCAGAATTGGGATCGAGACTGAGTGCAGACTTGAATTCGCTTTCAGCTTTTACCGCGTCTTTGTTCAGGAAGTACAGCCGCCCCAGCAGCAGGTGGTTGTCGGCATTCTTGGGCTCAATCTTGGTAATGGCTTGGTATTGCTCGATGGCCAGGTTGAGCACTTCACTCGACTGCGTTCCTGGCTGCAGATCGCCCAACGAGCGCAGATAGATTCGTCCCAGAAGCTTATGGGCCTCCAGATTATTAGGGTCGCGCTTGATGATTTCCTGGGCTTCCAGCACAGCGTCGCGGATGCGTCCGGTCTTGGCGTAGAGTTCCGCCAGCGACGCATTCAAATATTCTGAAGAAGGATCGTTCTCGATGGCCAGCCGGTACTCTTCAATGGCTTTGGTGGCGAATTCCGACCGCCCGTACATCGCCATCATTTCCTCATACATGTGCGCCAGGGAGAAATGATAGTAAGCGGCGGCCTGGTCAGGCTTCTTGTCCGCTTTGGGCTGCTCGGGTGTGGTCTTGGCAGCCGGCGCCTGCTGTGCGGGAGCGGCATTTTTCTTTGCTGGCGCAGCTTTAGCAGGCGGCTGAGACTTTGGCGCGTTCTGCTGGGCAAATACGCTGGTGGTTGTGAGCAGAAGCAGCCCGGAGAGAAAAATGCGATTTTTTATGAAAGTCATAGAGCGAACCGAAAACACCTTTTTAATTGGATGCACAGGCGCCATTTCCGGTAGCGCCTATTCACCTCTTCTAATTCTAGACCTTAGTTCCGCCCTTTCGGCAGCAGATTACAAATCTTGACTAGTGACGGAAGTGGCGCACACCTGTGAGCACCATAGCCAGCCCCAGGCGGTTCGCCGCGTCAATGACCTCCTGGTCGCGCATGGAGCCGCCGGGCTGGATGATGGCCGTGGCCCCGGCTTTGGCAATCTCTTCCACACCGTCCGGAAACGGGAAAAAGGCGTCTGAAGCGGCCACTGTACCCTGCAAAGGTAAGATCGCTTTCATGGCGCCGATCTTGCATGAATCCACACGGGACATCTGGCCTGCTCCCACGCCTACAGTCTGACCTTCCCGGGCATAAACAATGGCATTTGATTTCACATGTTTGCAGACTTTCCAGGCAAACAGCAGAGCGCGCACCTCTTCTGGAGTGGGCTGGCGCGTGGTAGCGACCTTAAGATCGGCTTGAGTCAAAGGCCTTATGTCCGCATCCTGCACCAGCATGCCGCCGGAAACCTGCTTCATGGCAAACTTTTGCGTACTTGGTTTTACCTCGACCAGACGGAGGTTCTTTTTGGCCGCAAATTTTTCCTTCGCTTCCGGTGAATAACCAGGCGCGGCAATGGCCTCGAAGAAAAGTTTGGCCATCTCTTCCGCGGCTGTGCCATCAATCACACAGTTCACGCCGATCACGCCGCCAAAGGCCGAAACCGGATCAGTTTCTTTGGCGCGAAGGTAAGCTTCAACCAAGGTCTTTCCCGTGGAGCAGCCTGAAGGATTTGTGTGTTTGATGATGGCGCATGCAGTTTCCTCGAATTCCTGCGCCAAGTCCCACGCCGCTTGCAAATCCACAATGTTGTTGAATGAAAGTTCCTTGCCCTGAAGCTGTTTGCTGTTGGCCACGCCCGCGCCTGAGCCATCTGAATACATGGCCGCGCGCTGGTGCGGGTTCTCTCCGTAACGCAGATCCATGGCTTTGTTCAGTCCAAAGCGCAGGACAGCAGGGAAGTCATTATTGGCGGTTGATGCAGGAAGCTGAAAGTCCTTGGCGTTTTCACTCAGGGAAGTGCCGGCCAGGGTGGCGGCAATCGCGCTGTCATAAGCTGCGGTGGTGGCAAACGCTTTCTGCGCCAGCCGCCAGCGCGTCGCCAACCCAAGTTCTCCGCCGGAACTGGCCATTTCCTGCGCGATGGCTGCGTAGTCAGAGGGCGAGGTCACAATCGCCACGTCACGAAAATTCTTAGCCGCGGAACGCACCATCGACGGGCCACCGATGTCGATGTTTTCGATCACCTCGTCAAAGTGCACGCCAGGTTTGGAGGCGGTTTTCTCAAACGCGTACAGATTGACCACGACCATGTCAATCGGCAATATGCCGTGCTCTTTGGCCGCCGCAACGTGGCCGGCATTGCCGCGGATATGCAGGATTCCGCCGTGAACCTTGGGGTGGAGAGTTTTTACCCGGCCATCCATCATCTCAGGAAAGCCAGTGAGATCGGAGATGTCTTTCACGGTGATGCCGGCTTCCCGGAGCAGCTTGGCCGTGCCTCCAGTGGAAACCAGTTCCACGTTGAGTGCGGCCAGTTTCTGGGCAAACTCCACCAGCCCGGTTTTATCAGTAACACTAAGGATTGCACGCTGAATTTTGGGCACTTTTGTTTCCGTTGTTCCTTGGGAAGGGATGAAAGGACTAAAGAATAAGGTATCAGCGCGAAACGAGTGCGCGCAACTGGGGGAAGGGACATGAAGATGCTCCAAAATAATGTCACACACCAACGCTACGAGAAAATGTCACCTAATATAGAGGATGCTCTCCGCTATTTTTTAATGGCACCTTGGGGGAATCTGATTCGCAAAGTCCTGACTATAGCTTTGGTGTTCACCATACCAGCGCAATTTATTGGCGGCCAGTCGTCTCACGCGCCTGGGCCGCGACGTCCGCCTGAATACACGTTCAAAGTCATTCGCGACTATCCACACGATCCCGCCGCTTTTACCCAGGGGCTGGTTTACCATGACGGCTTTTTCTATGAAGGCACGGGACTGAACGGACGATCGTCACTACGAAAAGTCCGCCTGGAAACCGGGGAAGTGGTGCGGCATGTGGACATGCCCGGCGAATACTTTGGTGAAGGCATTGCCATTGTGAAAGACAAAGTGATTCAGCTTACGTGGCAGTCGCACATTGGCTTTGTCTATAACCTGAGCGACTTCAAACTGCTGCGCCAGTTTTCTTATCCCGGTGAAGGCTGGGGGCTGGCCTCAAGGGGCAATGAGCTTTTTATGAGCGACGGCACAGCCGAGATCCGCGTGCTTGACGCCACAACGCTCAAAGAAAAACGGCGTTTCACCGTGCGCGACGGCGCTACTCCCGTTGAGCAATTGAATGAGTTGGAGTTTGTGGAAGGCCAACTCTTTGCCAACGTGTGGCAGACTGATCGGATTGCCCGCATCTCTCCGCAGAGCGGCAAAGTGGTGGGATGGATTGATCTCACGGGCCTGCTCAGCCCTGTTTACCGCCGCCAGGATGGCGCGGTGCTGAACGGCATAGCCTACGATTCAATTCATAAGCGACTGTTTGTGACCGGCAAATTGTGGCCAAACATTTTTGAAATTCAACTGATGCCGAAGAGTGTTAAACCCGCTCATAAGGCACGGCTGTGGAGCGGGAATTTAAACCACCGTCTTGAAATTCAATTGGTGCCGAAGAGTTTTAAATCGGGGAGATGAGCGCAGGAATTCTTTGGATGAGGGGCGAAAGATCCGTCGGCAGGAATTTCAGATTTCTGGACATGCGCCGGATGCCGAAACCGTTCGAGACCCTTACCTGAGTATTCTCCCGATGGCTGCGAGCACTTGCGCCTGCTTCTAATTCAGGAACGCGACCGACTGCACTCCGGCAACTTCAAAGCGCTTGCGGCAGCGGATGTTCTTGCACATGACCATGTCGTCGCGACGGACCATGTAAGACTGCGCCT
This portion of the Terriglobia bacterium genome encodes:
- the purH gene encoding bifunctional phosphoribosylaminoimidazolecarboxamide formyltransferase/IMP cyclohydrolase, which encodes MPKIQRAILSVTDKTGLVEFAQKLAALNVELVSTGGTAKLLREAGITVKDISDLTGFPEMMDGRVKTLHPKVHGGILHIRGNAGHVAAAKEHGILPIDMVVVNLYAFEKTASKPGVHFDEVIENIDIGGPSMVRSAAKNFRDVAIVTSPSDYAAIAQEMASSGGELGLATRWRLAQKAFATTAAYDSAIAATLAGTSLSENAKDFQLPASTANNDFPAVLRFGLNKAMDLRYGENPHQRAAMYSDGSGAGVANSKQLQGKELSFNNIVDLQAAWDLAQEFEETACAIIKHTNPSGCSTGKTLVEAYLRAKETDPVSAFGGVIGVNCVIDGTAAEEMAKLFFEAIAAPGYSPEAKEKFAAKKNLRLVEVKPSTQKFAMKQVSGGMLVQDADIRPLTQADLKVATTRQPTPEEVRALLFAWKVCKHVKSNAIVYAREGQTVGVGAGQMSRVDSCKIGAMKAILPLQGTVAASDAFFPFPDGVEEIAKAGATAIIQPGGSMRDQEVIDAANRLGLAMVLTGVRHFRH
- a CDS encoding glutaminyl-peptide cyclotransferase, producing the protein MAPWGNLIRKVLTIALVFTIPAQFIGGQSSHAPGPRRPPEYTFKVIRDYPHDPAAFTQGLVYHDGFFYEGTGLNGRSSLRKVRLETGEVVRHVDMPGEYFGEGIAIVKDKVIQLTWQSHIGFVYNLSDFKLLRQFSYPGEGWGLASRGNELFMSDGTAEIRVLDATTLKEKRRFTVRDGATPVEQLNELEFVEGQLFANVWQTDRIARISPQSGKVVGWIDLTGLLSPVYRRQDGAVLNGIAYDSIHKRLFVTGKLWPNIFEIQLMPKSVKPAHKARLWSGNLNHRLEIQLVPKSFKSGR
- a CDS encoding tetratricopeptide repeat protein; this encodes MTFIKNRIFLSGLLLLTTTSVFAQQNAPKSQPPAKAAPAKKNAAPAQQAPAAKTTPEQPKADKKPDQAAAYYHFSLAHMYEEMMAMYGRSEFATKAIEEYRLAIENDPSSEYLNASLAELYAKTGRIRDAVLEAQEIIKRDPNNLEAHKLLGRIYLRSLGDLQPGTQSSEVLNLAIEQYQAITKIEPKNADNHLLLGRLYFLNKDAVKAESEFKSALSLDPNSEEAITNLAFLYNDEGANNKAADLLKTVPEGQRSAKIYSALGTTYEQQKDYKNAIASFRQALAMDKENLDAMRGLAQNLANDNQIDAALDEYRTIQDADPQDATAALRVAEIYRRQGKFDLAMENLKKAAALVQDSLEIPYNEALILEAQGKYEDAASVLQKLVAHPLPANARAGDKSNRALFLERLGNVYREAGRPLLSLDTFRKIIDLGGDEAARGYQDVIDSYRDQKQWSEATKTAQEAVKKLPNDKGLKLTLAQQMADNGKADESVQLAKSVLKGGPEDRDSYIMLSQIYMRLKRWKDSEDAIAQAEKLATRPEEKEYIRFLQGSIYERQKKYDQAEQAFRQVLQQNPSNSMALNYLGYMLADRNSHLEEAITLIKKALDLDPQNSAYLDSLGWAYFRLGNYDQAEENLRRAADKTPNDPTVQDHLGELYARTNRFKLAAAHWERALDEWNKSVPADVDQQDVVRVTKKLESTKVKLAQQTQK
- a CDS encoding S9 family peptidase, translating into MSWAFRTRFKKEIVAEFLPPKRAGKKQKVIILCDGMPGIPRKQTLMEFLTAKGYWVFYPRYRGSWESGGKFLQKSPERDILDVIDELPKGVCELTFGKRFDLKPDEIFVIGGSFGGAAAILASLDDRVKMVIANCPVVDWAILAKEERLETSNRNYAAYIREAFGNGYRLSDSNWRKLHGGRFYNPAHHVKEIDPEKIMMFHAKDDPYVPYKSVKKFADRTGVKLNSFARGGHLSTEMIVQKYWKRIKKFFAG